The nucleotide sequence GCAATTTGAGAATAGGCGCGATGAGTTTGTCGTTACGTTTTTCAATCAGCGGGAATCAGAATCTGTGAGAGAGAGCTTTTCGCTTGGCGAGCAGGATTTGTTGGCTTTTTGCAAGGTTCCGCGCACAAGAGCAGAGATCGCGGCATTCTTGGGAATCGCTACCGTGGGATATGTGCAGCGGCGATATATACGTCCGTTGCTGGCTTCCGGCGCACTTCGCATGACTTTGCCGGAAACGCCGCGAAGCAGCAAGCAGAAATATTACCATGAAGCCCCAAGAGGTCAAGCCGAAGGATCAGACTGGGAGGTTTTTCGATGAATCTGCCGAATCCTATCCGTGAGGGGATCGTGCGGCTCGCACGCAAGTACGGCTTGTCGCGTGTCGTGCTCTTCGGCTCGCGGGCGCGCGGCGACAACTGGGAGCGCAGCGATGTCGATCTCGCGGTTGCAGGCGGCGACGTTGTGCGGTTTTCGCTCGATGTAGACGAAGAGCTGCCGACGCTCCTGATGTTCGATGTTGTCAACTTGGATGGTCCTGTGCAGCCGGAGCTTTTGGAAGAGATTCAAAGGGATGGTGTTTTGCTTTATGAAAAAGGCAGAGAATTTCCTCAAAGCGCTACAGAA is from Selenomonas sputigena ATCC 35185 and encodes:
- a CDS encoding nucleotidyltransferase family protein; the encoded protein is MNLPNPIREGIVRLARKYGLSRVVLFGSRARGDNWERSDVDLAVAGGDVVRFSLDVDEELPTLLMFDVVNLDGPVQPELLEEIQRDGVLLYEKGREFPQSATESQGDRGEEASL